The Herpetosiphon gulosus nucleotide sequence TCCCCCTGTTTTGAATGTTGTTGAATATCGATCCGCTGCGTGAATGGTGTGTATCTGTATCGATTCGCTGTTCGAACGTTGTTTGTTATCGATGTATGCAGTATACGCCGAGCTACACCACAATTAAGTTAAGAGACGACTACCACAGGAGAACACGTCACAATCCTTTAACCACTTGGTGCTTAATCATACATAGCGAGCTTGATCTCTTAGAATCAGGCCATAAAATCGCTAATTTCGCAGCCAGTAGGAGTTTTCAATGGATTGGCAAGCATGTTCAGAACGTGCATTGATCGCTGAGATCGATCATCAATTACGCCATCGTGCCCGCGCCTCACTACAGCTCTGGCAAATACTTGCCCCGCAGATTGACCCAGCCCAACAAGCCTATGGCGATTTGCTGCAAAGCCATTTAGCGCAAACGCTCGAACTAGCAGAGTCAATCAATGAGTGGCTTTTGGTACAGATGGCCAAACAAGTTGCTGATTAATTGCTTGGTGCAGCAGGATCATTAATCATGGTTAAAGCCTTGGTCGCGATCGCTTGAAGTAGCTCACGTAATGCGGCAGGTTGCAGCACCACCACTGGAATATCAAGCTCCAGCAAGCTAAAGGCGACCCATTCTAAGTGCACGGCGGTGCGGCACAACAGAACCCCATGTGGCGTTGCCTCAAGCCTGCCCATAGCTGGCGGAATAATGTGGCGGGCATGTTCGATGGTTGTTTTGAGCAGCACCTCAACCTCGTTAGGCTGATCGGTAGCATTCAGGGCTGACTGCACAATCGCGATGATATCAATTGAGGCTGGCCGTTCGAAGCTTGAATCCAACAGTTGCATTGCCTGAATGCGATCCAAGCGAAAAACCCGTATGGCCATACGCAAATAGCAATAGCCCACCAGATACCAAGCGCCTTCGTTAAAGACAATGCCATAGGCATCGATTGTGCGTTCAGTTAAAATCTGTATAGCAGACAAATATTCAATTTGAACTTGTTGGCAGCGTTGCACCGCCAAACTCAACTGCATCAACCAAGTAGGTTCAATTCGCCGCGAGCGCATGCCCAGTTGCATGCTGATTGCCGCTTGTAGGGCACGGGCATGCTGCACCAAACCAGCAGGCAGTACCCGCTCGATCTTGGCTAAGGTTGTTTCAGTGGTCGATCGCTCAACCGGAAATTGCAATTCCCGAATCGTTAATAAACCTAAACTCAAGGCGAGCGTTTCTTGTTCGGTAAATAACAGTGGTGGAACCCGCTGCCCTGGTTTTAAACGATATGAGCCGTGAATCCCTCGTTCAGCCTCAACCGGAATCCCCATATCTTGTAATTGTTGAATATAGCGGCGAACAGTGCGCGGATGAATTTCGAGCCGCTGAGCTAGCTCGGTTCCGCTAATGTGTTGGCGCGATTGTAAGAGTTCGAGCACACCCAAAAGCCGACTGGTTGGCGAATACATAACATTTGCTCCAAATTAGGGCCAATATTGTCCTAATTCTAGGCTATGCTCAAACCATCAGCAAATAATTAAAGGAGCAATCTCATGGGATATGTACCAGCCGGTTATTGTACGGTTAATCCATTTATTATCAGCAACCAAGCCACTCAGCTTAATCAATTCTTACACGTGGTGTTTGGGGCACAGCCAGTTGAGCAAGCCTATACCGTCGATACTGATGGCTTAGTGCTGCATTCAGAGCTTAAACTTGGCGATTCGACCTTGATGGTGGTTGATCGCAAGCCAGATTGGCCGTGGACACCTAGTTTCTTACAAGTCTATGTTGCCGATCTAGCCCAAACCTTACAAATTGCTGTGGCTCATGGTGCAACGATTGTGACCGAGCCAACCCCGATGTATGGCGAACTTTTTTCGCGTTTCGTTGATCCATGGCACAATCTTTGGTGGGTCTATCAATATATTGGTATGGATTCGTGGGAAGCAACTGATTCTGCGGACGAAACATGGGATACTCAATCACCTGAGTTGAATTATATTCATCGCACGCTGATGCAAACCATGCCACGTTTAGGCCAAAAGGCGTAGTATTCAGCCTAAGAGTGGTTAAATTAAACATTAAAAAAGACTGGCAGCTCGTTGCATTACTAGCTGCCAGTTTGGCTATTTAATCGCCTATTGAGGAATTGGCGGGGTTGGCGTGACAGTTGGTGTTGGGTCAGGGTTGATCACGGTTGGCTCAGGATCTTTGCCATAGGGGTCGATAATCAACATGCCCAACTTGCCATTCAAATATTCGCTGGTATCTGGGTTGTAGCCAATTAGCAAGGTAGTAGCGGTAGTTCGGAATTTGATCATCGTTTGGCTTGAATTGGCATAGGTTATATCGCCGTGAATGTTGGCATAGCCAGCATATGGCGCTGCTTGGGTAACTGGACAGGTTTGAACTGAGCTAGAACATTGACCAACTGCCAAGCGATTATCGCTAGTCAAGCGAAAGCGTCGAATCGTGTTTGATTCAAATAAATCGGTGGTATGGCGATATTGCCATTGCAAATTGCCATATAAGCCATTAACACTAACATTCATCCGTGCATCAGGATGGTATAAGAGCGGATGATCACCGTTCGTGCTAAATTGCACCTGAGCATAGCTCCAAAAATCAGGGTAACTCTGCAACAAATCGTTTGGCAGATCAAGTTCGCACGAAAGGTAGCCAGCACCTTGAAAACGGGCATAATCGGCTGGGCTGAAATCTACATTGCCAACCACGCTACAGTCAATCGTGTTCATTAATAAAATTGGTGGATCTTGGCTTGGAATGTCGGGTGTACCAAGCCGAACCAAACAACCATCAGCCGTCTCAAAATCCCAAACTGCCATCCATGTATTTGGGGTTGAAAGGTCAACTCCGGCCAACCCGCAACCTGGTGGTGGGGCTGGCGTATCAGCCTTAGCTTGGTTGGGTTGATTGAACCAGAATGAACCTAACCCGCAAACCAGCACTGTTACTATCAATACAAGCCGCATCTATAGCCTCCCTAATCGCATTTGAATCACTAGGGTTTCAGTATAGCGGACTTGTGGCTCAAAAAAGTCTCATATTGCACCCAAAAAGTCTCACTTAGGTTTAAACGAGCCAAGCAGCAGCTGCTTTAGGTTATCGAGGAGTGTAGAATGGCGCATGTACTTAACCCAATCTTACGTACAGTACTCAATCAATTTGATCAGCCAACCCAGCTTGGCAACATTCAACCTTTGGCAACGCCAGCCTTACTTGGGCAATGGTACGACCTGTTTGGAGCGCATCCAAGCGAACGCCAACGTGGCCAGATTATTCAGCTGGTGGTGGTTTATGCCTTGTTGGGCGATACCCATATTCGACCCGAAGATCCGCATGATTTAGCTGAGCTTTTGCAACAACTTCGCGCCGGCAATCGCGATCAGCGCTTGATTTACTGGCGCTTTTTGCATGAACATAAACTTCCAGTCCACGTCCTAATCGATCAGCTTGGTTTAGCCAAGGCTACCTTTCATCGCGATATGAAAGATCGTTTGCCCTTGATTTTGGATCAAGCTGCTGATTGTTTATTAAGCATTTTACAACCTGCGCTGCAATTGGAACGTCCACCAGTGCCAAGCCACTTGTATGGTCGCAGCCAATGGTTGGTCGAAGCTCAGGCACTGCTCAACCATCAACGCCATCTTTGTATTATTGGTGCACCTGGCGCGGGCAAAAGTGCTAGCGCCGCAACCCTCGCTGCTGCTTGGCAAGGCCCAGTGTTTTGGCTCAGCTTACTCCCCGATTTGAATGATCAGATCGAAAGTTGTTTACCCTTGATCGGGGCATTCCTTCAGCACCATGGAGCCTACAACTTAGCCCAACATTTGGCAATCGAAGGTGGTAAGTTGAATAGCAACGTGGCGTTAGGCCTGATTCGACGCGATTGTGCCAGTTTGCCAGCAGCTCCCTTATTTTGCCTTGATCAAGGCGAGGTTATGTTAAACCAACCTCAGCATAGCGCCTTACACTCATTTTGGCGAGCCTTAGCGGCAATTCCCAATCTGCATCTGCTGATTATCGGCAATCAGGTTTTTAGTAACGATCTGCCAACTATTACGCTAGAGCCATTGGATAGCACAGCCTTGCAGGCATGGTTCAATGCTAGCACAACCGCTCAGACCGATTATCCGTGGGAGCAATTTCTGGCGCTGATCGCTGGCAATGCTCATCTGATGCGGATTGTGATGGTCTTAATTCAGCAAGAACCGAGCTTGGCAGCGATTTGTGCGATGCTGGAGGCGCATCCAAGCGTTGGCTATTTAATTGAGCGAATTATTACCATGCTCAGCCCCAACGCCCAACAACTATTAACTGTGTTGACCAGTTTTCAGCAACCAGTGCCACGCAGTTTATGGCCAAACAAAGATCTACAACAGCTTGAGCATTTTGAATTGCTACAAACTGGCTATCACGATACGCTTGAGCTTTGGCCGTTGCTGCGCAAACATTTTTGGCAACAACTGAGTAATGAGCAACGCCAGCCATTGCATGAACACGCTGCTCAAGTTCATGCAATGCTCGGCCAATGGACGCTAGCCGCTGAACATGCGATTGCCGCCGGGGCGTATAGCCAAGCAATTATTTGGTGGTTTCCCCAGCGGCATAATGAAATTCGTGCTGGCTACTTTGGGCGTATGCTGCATATGCTGCAATTAATTCCACTTGATCAAGTACCAGCCCGCGAGGCTCAAACTTTAGCAATTGGCCAAGCAGAGTTGGCCCGCTTTACCGGAAACTACGAGCAGGCTCGGGCTGGTTTAGCAGCAGTATCATACACGGGCAGCACTTCAATTCGTGCTTATATTCGCCAATTAGAAGGCGATTTATGGGAAGCTCAAGGCTATATTGAGCAAGCAATGGCTAGTTATGAGCGGGCAATCACCATTTTGGATACCAACCAGCAGCATCAAGAAGCAATTTTGCACGTCAAACGCGGCTTGATGCACTTAAACCATGAGCGTGATTTTGCGGCTGCCCATCAGGCCGCCGCCAAAACCCACTTTATTGCGGCGTTGCTCAGCGCTGAAATTGCTGATGAAGAGGGCAACTATGCGTTGGCCTTGCAAGGCTACCAAACCGCGCTTGACCATGCCTGCACCCTCAACGATCAAGCCTTACAAGCGCGGGCGCATGCGAGTTTAGCAATTGTCCATGCTCGCCATGAAAACCCTCAGGCAATTGAACATTTTAATGTTGCGATTCGCTACTACCATTCGATTGGCAACAATGTGCGCGTGGCCCGCAATCAAAGCAACTTGGCTTACTTTTTGGTAGCAATCAACCAACCACACGAGGCGATTACGCTCGCCGAGCAAGCCTATAGCTTTTTCAAACAGATCAATTCACGGTTTTGGGTTTCGTTAAACGCCATGACCTTAGCCGATGTCCACTTAAGCCTTGATCAATACCCAACTGCCGAGCAATATGCCCAAGAAGTGCTCCACTACGAAGAAACGGGCCATGTTCCCTTTGGGGTCTATATCTTAGGTCGCGTCGCAACCCTCAAACACGAATTTGATCTGGCGGAGCGCTATCTACAACAATCGATTCAACTAAGCCAAGCCATCCAAGATCGATTTATCGAAGCGCGGGTTTGGCGCGATCTGACTAAGCTTTTTCATCAAACCCAGCGCCATACCGAAGCCAAACAGGCCATCAAACAAGCCTGCGATTTGTATCAGCAATTGGGCTTGAGCAAAGAGCTTGATCGCAGCCTACAATTGGCCCAAGGCTACAATTTGCAATTAATCGCAGGCTAAACTCGATTAACGATCGAAGCAGGTGGAATTTTACAATCCACCTGCTTATGTCAAATTAATTCCAAGAATTAAGCACGGTGTTATGTGTTAAGTGCCATACCTGCTGCGGGACATTCCAATTTGACATGCCTACTAGATCGTGCTATAATCCTAGCGCCTTAGTAAACAAGGCAAAAATAAATGTGGTGGCTGTAGCTCAATGGCAGAGCGCCTCACTGTGGCTGAGGATGTTGAGGGTTCGAGCCCCTTCAGCCACCCCATTCACACTAATACCCTGATTGTGGTGATCTTACTTGATCAAAACAATCAGGGTATTGTGTTATATTCAGACTTTACCACATGCCAATTTGCAAATTTATTGACAACATGTGAGGTTTAGCGCAGAGGCGCAGAGAAGAACTCTATTTCGCGTTCTTCGCGGTTCACCCTTCGTGCTCTTCGTGGCCTTCGCGGTTTCGTCCTTCGTGCTCTTCGTGGAGCAAATATTACTGCGGTGCATCGGCTAGCACAAAAATATCTAAATCACGGTCGCTATTGATCAATTTGGTTAGCAACGAGCCGCCACGCAACTCGTCCCAACGTGAGCGCACAGGCCGCCCAATAAAGATACCAGTCGCATGTTGCTCATGGGCAACTTGTAGCATTGCCGCCGCTACATCTTTTTCCTCGATAATCACCACTTCATGGCACAACTCTTCGGCATAATCGAGATGTTCACGCGCCGCCAAACGATAGCCACTCGAGCCACCACCAGGCGGGCGAATATGCACGCCGATCAGCAATGCGCCCATCCCATAGGCCAAGTCGGCGGCCCGTTGCAGCAAATACATCGCACTAGGATTAAAGCCAATGCCTACGAGCCAACGGGGGCGTTCGGCACTATCGCTCAATGGGCGGCGAATTTCCAGTAAGGCATGGGTGGCGGCGCGGAGTTGATTGAGCACATCAAGCCGCAGCGCAGTCTGGCGAGCCTGCTCAGCATCGGGTGGCGCAAGCAAAATGCCCTCATCCAACTGACGAATAATATCGGCTGGCTCAGGGTCAATCAACACCAGCTCACTGGCCTGCTCCAAGGCACTTTCAGGGATAATCGGACTAGGCGTGATGTTGGTTAGGCGGGTAAAAATTGGCGCAATTGTGGTCAGGTTATAGGCATAAATCGTTGACCACACCGCAATTCCAGCCATGCGCAATTGTTCAACCAACTGCAATGGCTCAATCGGCTGATTGGGCAAGCCATGTTGATGGGCTAAATTACCTAGCACAATAATTTGAGGCGGGTCGTTGAGGATTGTTGCTAGATCAAGCGCCTCGATTCGTTGATTGTTCTGGCGCTCATAAATTAACGGTAAAGGCCGCAAACCACGGGCAAAATCGCATAAATAGTCGCTCGAAGCATTAAAGGCAATCCCAACATCATAGCCTTGGGCTGCCAATAATTGGGCATCGGCCATTAAACGTCGGGTGCAGCCAATGCCTGGCGCTAAGCTCAAATAAATGCGATGTTCGCCATAACGGTATGAAGCGGAATCAGATCGCATGAAGACCTCATTGGCATGAATTGAGCTTTATTATACTCGCTGCGTCAATCGCGTGCCAAGAGCATTTCAGGCAAAACTCGTACCACAATCGGGCGACCACGTAAATCGCGTTGGCCATAGAACAAAGCTCGTCCAGCTTCTAATTGCTCAACTTGCTTGGCCAACGTCGGGTTAGCCAAGCCAAAACCTAGCAAAAACGCCCCAAAAAAGATTGTAAACGCGCCGCCAAAGGTGTAGCCGCTGGCAAACGCCATCACTGCCCAAATCCCCCAGACCCAAATTGGTAAGGGCTTCATATCAGGCAATGGCTGAAAATCGCGAGCAGTTTCGGCCTTCAACAAGCGTTGGCG carries:
- a CDS encoding YafY family protein produces the protein MYSPTSRLLGVLELLQSRQHISGTELAQRLEIHPRTVRRYIQQLQDMGIPVEAERGIHGSYRLKPGQRVPPLLFTEQETLALSLGLLTIRELQFPVERSTTETTLAKIERVLPAGLVQHARALQAAISMQLGMRSRRIEPTWLMQLSLAVQRCQQVQIEYLSAIQILTERTIDAYGIVFNEGAWYLVGYCYLRMAIRVFRLDRIQAMQLLDSSFERPASIDIIAIVQSALNATDQPNEVEVLLKTTIEHARHIIPPAMGRLEATPHGVLLCRTAVHLEWVAFSLLELDIPVVVLQPAALRELLQAIATKALTMINDPAAPSN
- a CDS encoding VOC family protein; protein product: MGYVPAGYCTVNPFIISNQATQLNQFLHVVFGAQPVEQAYTVDTDGLVLHSELKLGDSTLMVVDRKPDWPWTPSFLQVYVADLAQTLQIAVAHGATIVTEPTPMYGELFSRFVDPWHNLWWVYQYIGMDSWEATDSADETWDTQSPELNYIHRTLMQTMPRLGQKA